Proteins from one Triticum aestivum cultivar Chinese Spring chromosome 7A, IWGSC CS RefSeq v2.1, whole genome shotgun sequence genomic window:
- the LOC123147224 gene encoding mannose/glucose-specific lectin: MATHPNFHTTPFGGSVQMTEFKFSSLYWRHIYSGPSPNQSNIIAADATTEWGQTLANNWTIYDGVGLNAKLVARAQGLHLYAGTWHNTFTIVFEIEGFKESTLQVIGASVEKEGEWSIVGGTGEFAMARGVVNKKLHGNIDGGDIIELTIHGFCRKQIALTKVGPWGGNGGSVVESEKPWKIESITILYQGVIGSLEYSYISQNGNKHIAGPWGSKNPNRAEIVLGPGEVVTAVSGTITKHNNLDVIQTLKFVTNKKSYGPYGNTGNAKVGTPFSAVAPNGKTIVGFFGRTDMRYLNAIGVYMD, from the exons ATGGCCACTCACCCCAATTTCCATACGACTCCATTTGGTGGGTCCGTACAGATGACCGAGTTTAAATTCAGTAGCTTGTACTGGCGCCACATTTATTCGGGACCGAGCCCAAACCAATCAAACATCATAGCTGCAGATGCTACTACTGAGTGGGGCCAGACATTAGCTAACAACTGGACTATATATGATGGGGTTGGCCTCAACGCCAAGCTAGTGGCCCGTGCACAAGGGCTGCATCTCTACGCTGGTACTTGGCACAATACCTTCACCATTGTGTTCGAGATTGAAGG GTTCAAGGAAAGTACACTTCAGGTAATAGGAGCATCTGTTGAGAAAGAAGGTGAGTGGTCTATTGTTGGGGGGACTGGTGAATTCGCGATGGCACGTGGTGTTGTAAACAAAAAGCTGCACGGGAACATAGATGGTGGAGACATAATCGAGCTTACCATCCACGGTTTCTGCCGGAAGCAG ATCGCTCTCACGAAGGTTGGCCCATGGGGTGGCAATGGGGGTTCGGTTGTTGAATCAGAAAAACCCTGGAAGATAGAGAGCATCACCATCCTGTATCAAGGAGTAATTGGTTCACTTGAATATTCTTACATCAGCCAAAATGGCAACAAGCACATCGCAGGTCCTTGGGGTAGTAAGAATCCCAACCGCGCCGAG ATTGTGCTCGGCCCTGGGGAGGTTGTGACAGCAGTGTCTGGAACAATTACCAAACATAATAACCTCGATGTCATACAGACACTCAAGTTTGTCACCAACAAGAAATCCTACGGACCTTATGGAAATACTGGTAATGCAAAAGTCGGTACTCCTTTCAGCGCTGTCGCACCGAATGGCAAAACAATTGTCGGCTTCTTTGGGCGTACTGATATGAGATACCTGAACGCAATTGGTGTTTACATGGACTAG